The Hymenobacter oligotrophus genome segment ACATCTCCTCTACTTGCGACACCTGCATTACCTCCGTTACGATGCGCAAGCCGTGCTGGCGGGCCAAACGGTAAAAGTCGCGCAGGCCAGCCAGGCCCAAACCGCGGAACGAGTACGGCGACGAACGGGGCTTGAACACGCCGCCGCGCATCAGGCGCACACCGCTTCGCACCAGGTGCTGCATCACGGCCTCCATCTGGCCTTCGTTCTCGATGCTGCAGGGGCCAGCCACAATGCTCAGCGAGCCTTCGCCTAGGTGAATACCGTCGCCGAGGTCAAGCACGGTGGGGTGCACGCGCCACTTGCGCGACACCAGCTTGTAGTCGTCGGACACGCGATGCACGTCGCGCACGCCGGGCAGGGACGCAATGCGGCGCAGGTCAACGTCTTGCGGACCTAGGGCCACGAGGTAAGCCGCGCGCTGCGTATGAACCGGAGTGACTTTGAAACGCAGCTGGCGCAGTTCAGCAACCAAGGCTTCTTGTGCAGCAAACGTAAGCTGGGGGTCGAGGTGAATTATCATGGACCGCTGATGTGGGTCTGGGGAAAGTTTCAGGTGATTGCAGAAGCCCGTTGGCCGCTGCTTAGGTGCTAGCGGATGCTTTGAACAAATTGGCGAGCGGCGGCGTGCGGGTCGTCGGCGCCTTCTATGGCGCGCAGCAAGGCCGAGCCGATGATGGCGCCGTTGGCGTGCTGGCAGGCCTGATTGAACGAGGCCCGATCGGCAATGCCAAAGCCTACTAGGCGCGGGTTGCGCAAGTTCATTTGGGCAATGCGCTGCAGGTAAGCGTCCTGCGCGGTTTTGTCGGCGGTTTGGTTGCCGCCCGTCAGGCCCGGGCCCGACACCAGGTACAGGAACGCATCGGTTAGCTCGTCGAGGCGGCGGATGCGAGCTTCCGAGGTTTGCGGCGTGATGAGGAACACCTTGCGTAGGTTATAGCGGCGGAAGGTTTCCTGGTAGAAGTCGGCGTACTCTTCGGCGGGCAGATCGGGCAGGATTACGCCATCGATACCTGCTTCGGAAGCGCGGCGGCAAAAATGCTCCATGCCTAGCTGCATCACGGGGTTCAGGTAGCCCATCAGCAGCAACGGCGTATCGGGCAAATGCTGCCGAACGCCCTGCAGCTCATCGAGCAAACGGCGCAGCGTCATGCCGTTGCGCAAGGCCACGGTGCTGGTTTGCTGAATCACCGGACCGTCGGCCAAGGGGTCGGAAAAGGGTACGCCTATTTCCAGAATATCAGCACCGGCATCGGCCAAGGTGCGCAGCAGCGGAACGGTGTCGTGGAGGCCGGGGTAGCCAGCCGTAATGTATAGGTTGAGCAGCCCCTGCGACTTGCGCGCAAAGAGGTCGGCGAAGCGGTTGGTCTGAACCACGTTATCGGGCTGAGTTGCGGTTTGCACGGTGCCTGATTGTTGAGTTGAGGGTTGGCGCGGCAGCGCGCATATACTAGGCTAGGTGCAGCTCGCGCAGGTAGGTCTCGAGGTCTTTGTCGCCGCGGCCCGACAGGTTAAGTACCACCACATCCGTGGGCTTCAGCTCGAGCTGATCGAGCGCCGAGAAAGCGTGCGCCGTTTCGAGCGCCGGAATGATGCCTTCGAGGCGGCTGCAGAGCTGCGCAGCTTGCAGGGCGTCTTCGTCGGTAACGGCCACAAACTTAGCGCGACCCGAATCGGCCAGAAAGGCGTGCAGCGGACCAATACCGGGGTAATCGAGGCCAGCCGAAATGGAGTGCGGCTCGGTAATCTGCCCGTGCTCGTCCTGCATCAGCAGCGTGCGGCTGCCGTGGATAATACCCGGCCGACCCAGCACTGAAGTAGCGGCCGATTTATCGGTGTGCACGCCGTGGCCGGCAGCTTCCACGGCTACCAACTGCACGGTGGGCTCGTCGAGGAAGTGGTAAAAGGCACCTGCTGCGTTGGAGCCGCCTCCTACGCAGGCCACCACATAGTCGGGCAGCTCGCGGTCGGCTTGCGCGAGCAGCTGCTTCCGGATTTCTTCGCTTATCACCGACTGCAAGCGCGCTACCAAATCGGGGTACGGGTGCGGGCCCACCACCGAGCCGATGATGTAATGTGTATCGGTGGGGTTTGAAATCCAGTCGCGGATGGCTTCGTTGGTGGCGTCTTTCAGCGTTTGGCTGCCGCTGGTGGCGGGCCGCACTTCAGCCCCCAGCATGCACATGCGGGCCACGTTGGGCTTTTGCCGCTCCATATCCACGGCGCCCATGTACACAATGCACTCCAGCCCGCGCAGCGCGCACACTGTCGCCGTGGCTACGCCGTGCTGGCCGGCTCCCGTTTCGGCAATGATGCGCTTTTTACCTAGGCGCTCGGCCAGCAAAATCTGACCCACGGTGTTGTTCACCTTGTGGGCGCCGGTATGGCACAGGTCTTCACGCTTCAGGTAAATAGTAGCTCCGTAGCGCTCCGAGAGGCGCTTGGCTCGGAACAGCGGCGTGGGCCGACCAACGTAGTCGCGCAGCAGCTGCTGGTACTCCTGCTGAAAATCCGGATCGGCCAGAATGCCTAGGTATTGCTCGCGCAGCTCCTCCACGTTGGGGTAGAGCATTTCCGGGATGAAAGCGCCACCAAACTGGCCGTAGTAGCCGCGGGCAGTGGGTTGAAAGGACATAGTTGGTGTGGTGTTAGCGGATGGATGTAGCCGCCGGGCGCAGCTGGCTCAGCGTTTCGCGGAGCAGCGCCGGGTTCTTCAGGCCAGGTGCTTGCTCGAGCTTGCTGTTGAGGTCGAAACCAGCTAGGCCGGGTAAGGTTAGGGCACCGGCTGCAGCAGCATTGTCGGGTCCTAGGCCGCCGGCCAGCAGGTAAGGCGTGGGCAGGTGGTAGCGGCGCAGCAGCTCCCAGTTGAAGGCTACGCCGTTGCCGCCAGCAGCGGGCCCGGCCGTATCGAACACAAACAGGCTGCAGTGCGGCACGTAGGCCTCTAACTGACTGAAGTCGAACGACTCCCCTACTCCGAACGCCTTGATAACCGCGAGGCCGGCCGCAGCCAGCTCAGCGCACTCGGCCGGCGTTTCGTGGCCGTGGAGCTGCACAGCATCAAGACCAAAGTGCAAAGCAATTCGCCGGATTACGGCTGTGCGCTCGTTTACGAACACTCCTACTTTGATAACCGAAAGGCTGCGCATTTGGGCGGCATCCAGGGTATCCAGCGCATAGCGCGGCGACTTCGGGGCGAAGATGAAGCCCAGCATGTCCACCTCCTGCGCAACCACTTGGGCTACGTTGTCGGGGTACTTCAGGCCGCATACCTTCACCAACGGCCGGTTAGCCGATGCGGTAGGCAGTGCAGTGGTCAGCAACGAGTGAGCAGCAGTCATGGCCTCGGCAACAGTTAGCGCACGGTTTGCAGTTCGCGCAGCTGCTGAATAAGCGCGGCGCAGGCTTTCTCGGGGCGGCTGTTGCGCATGAGTGTTTCCCCGATCAGGAAACCATCAAACCCAGCTTGGCGCAGCACCTGAATGTCGGCGGCGGTGCGCAGGCCGCTTTCGGCTACCCGACCTAGGCGGGCGGGCAGCAACTGGGCCAGCTCCAACGAGCGTTCGATGTTCACCGAAAAGTCGCGCAGGTCGCGGTTGTTCACGCCCACCAGGTCCACGGCCTCAATGGCTACGTCGAGGGTGCGCAGCAGCTCTTCGCGGTCGTGCACTTCGAGCAGCACCTCCAGCCCTAGGTCCTTGGCAAACAGACCTAGGCGACGTACCTCAGTAGGCTCGAGCACGCTGGCAATCAGCAGCACGGCATCGGCACCAATGCTGCGGGCTTCGAGCAGTTGGTATTCATCAATCACAAAATCCTTGCGCAGGATGGGGCACAAGTTGAACTTGCGGGCCGTGGTCAGGTCGTCGTTTTTGCCGCCGAAGAACTCGGTATCGGTGAGGATGGACAATGCCGAAGCCCCGGCCATCATGTAGCCTAGGGTGGTACGCTCCACCTTGGCAAACTCGTTGATCCAGCCTTTCGAAGGCGAGCGGCGCTTAAACTCGGCAATGATGCCGCTGAGCTCGGGCCGGCGCAGGTAGCCTAGCAACGACAACGTAGGCGAGTTGAAGTACTGGCTGCGCTCGAGCAGCGTGGTGGGCACCAAGCTGCGGCGCTCGGCTACCTCCTGCTGTTTGTGGGCCACAATGCGGGCGAGTACATCGGGGGGCGAAATGGTAGTGCTCATGTCGGTTGCCTTGGGCTGCGTGCTCGGGCTTAGGTGCGCGGGCGGCAGTGGCAAGGCATATGTGATGTGTTGAAGAATCGGGAGTAAGCTGGCCTTGGGTTAGGTGTTCAGCAAGGTGGTAAAGGCCTGCCGCGCCCGCCCCGAATCGAGCGACTCGTAGGCGGCCTCCAGCGCATCGGGCAGGCTGATGTTGGGGTTGATGCAGGTGATACCTAGGGCGGCATTGGCGGCTACCACATCGCACTGCGGGCGGGTGCCTTTGCCATCGAGCACATCGCGGAAGATGCGGGCCGAACCTTCCACGGAGCGGCCGCCTACCAGGTCTTCGGTGCGGCACACGGGCAGGCCGAGTTCGGCAGCCGTCAACAGCCGCTCGCCCTCGTCGGAAGTAGCAATTTTTGCGTCGCCGGTAAGCGAGAGTTCGTCGTAACCATCGAGGGCGTGCACCACGGCGTAGCGGGTGCCGCTTTCCTGCAGCAAGTATTGGTACAGTCGCAACAGCTCGAGGCTATACACGCCCAACAGCTGCGCCGTAGGGCGAGCGGGGTTGATGAGCGGCCCCAGCATGTTGAAGAACGTGCGCACGCCTAGGTCGCGCCGAACCGGCGCAATGCGGCGCATAGCCGGGTGAAACGCCGGCGCGTGCAGAAAGCAGATGTTGGCCGCCTCCAGCTGATGGCGCAGCCGATGGGTTGGCGAATCGAAATCGTAGCCGAAATAAGCTAAGATATTAGAAGCCCCCACCGACGACGACACGCCAAAATTGCCGTGCTTCACCACCTTATACCCAGCACCGGCCACCACAAAGCTGGCCAGTGTGCTGATGTTCAGGGTTTCTTTGCCGTCGCCGCCGGTGCCCACGATATCGAGCACTTCGTGGGTGCCCAGCTCCGGGTCGCGGCACAGTTCAAGCAGCGCATCGCGGAAGCCAGCCAGCTCGGGCACCGTAATGGGGCGCATCCGAAAAACGGTCAGCAGGGCGGCAGCTTCGGCGTCGTTCACCTCGCCCTGACCTAGGCGCAGCATCAGCTCGTGGGCCTCGATGCGGCTTAGGTTGTGGTGTTCGAACAGGGCAGTGAGCAGTTGTTTCATATGTGCGGGTGAGCGTAGGCTCGGTTGATGCTTGCGGATTGATTACTTAGCGGCCGGCAGGTCGTGTAACCAGTTCTGCAGCAATCGGTGGCCGTGCTCCGTCAGGATGGACTCGGGGTGGAACTGCACGCCCCGCACGTCGTACTGGCGGTGGCGCAGCGCCATGATTTCACCTTCCTCGTCAAACGCCGTGGCCTCCAAACAGTCGGGCATGGTGTCGGGCTTCACCGCCCACGAATGGTAGCGTCCTACCCGAAAACGCTCGGGAATGCCGGCAAACAGCCGCTCGCCGGGTACCGATACCGTAGCGTCGGTAGCCACGCCGTGGCGCACCGCGCTCAGGTTAATCAGGCTAGCCCCGAAGCTTTCGGCAATGCCCTGATGACCTAGGCACACGCCCAAAATGCGTTTGGTTGGGGCGTAGCGACGGATAAGCTCCGGCATCAGACCAGCCTCCGAGGGAATGCCCGGGCCGGGCGACAGCAGCACGGCATCGTACTGCTCTACTTCATCCAGGTCGAGTTGGTCGTTGCGGCGCACGGTAATCTGGTCGCCGTAGCCCAGTTCGCGCAGCACCTGCACTAGGTTGTAGGTAAACGAATCGTAGTTGTCGAAAACGAGAATAGACATCGGTCGGCAGGTTCTACAGAGGTGGGCGGTTGATCAACCTAGGGATTAGCGAGCGGCTGTGGCAGACTCGGTGGCGCCAAGCTCCACGGGCAGCACTTCGTCGCCGGCTGCGGCAGCTTGCTTAAGGGCCTGGCGTAGCGCAGCCAACTTGTGATGCACCTCGTTCAGTTCCGATTCGATGTCTGACTTCGCTACCACCCCGGCTCCGGCCTGGAAGTAAAGCGTGCGGCCCACGCTCACAAACGAGCGAATGAAAATGGCGTGGTTGAAGTCGCCGTTCAGGCCTAGGTGCCCAATGCAGCCGCCGTACAAGCCACGAGCTGTGGGCTCCAGCTGATCTATCAGCTGCATGGCCCGCACCTTTGGGGCGCCCGAAAGCGTACCGGCCGGGAACGTGTCGGCGGCTACCTGCAGCGGATCGGTGCCATCGGCCAGGGTGGCGGCCACGTGGCTTACCAAATGGATTACGTGCGAGTAGTACTGAATTTCGCGGAAGCGGCGTACCTCCACGGTGCGACCGTGGCGGGCTAGGTCGTTGCGAGCCAGGTCGACCAGCATTACGTGCTCGGCATTTTCCTTGGGGTCGTCGGCTAGCTTCTGCGCCAATGCAGCATCTTCGGCATCCTGCCCGGTGCGGCGGAACGTACCGGCAATCGGGAAGATACTGGCTTCGCGGCCCTCTACGCGCAGCTGCGGCTCGGGCGACGAGCCCAGCAGGCGGTACTGGCCGTAGTCGAAGTAGAACAGGTACGGCGAAGGGTTGATGGCCCGCAGAGCGCGGTATACCTGAAACTCGTCGCCGCGGAAGCGCTGGGCAAAGCGGCGCGACAACACAATTTGAAACACGTCGCCGCGCAGGCAGTGCTGCTGGCCGGCAGCCAATACCCGGCGGAATTCGTCGTCGGTTTGGTTGGTTTCCTCCTCCCCTTCCATGGCAAAGCCAAAGGTGGGCCGCACGGGGCTGCGCACCACGCTCAGCAGGCGCTGCAGGGCCGCATCGTCGGGCTCACTATCGGCCGGGGTGTGTTCAAATATGTGCAGCTCCTGCCGGTAATGGTTAAGCGCCAACACATAGCGGTACAGGCCATAGCGCGCATCGGGCAGCGGGCCTGCCACCGGCTTAGTAGCATCGAACTGCACATCCTCGCAGTACTGCGCCGCGCCGTAGCCGAGGTAACCAAACAACCCGCCCGAAATGAAAGGAAAGTCGGCAGCAGGTGCCTCGAAGCGACGGGCAAACTGGCGCAAGCGGTCCAGCGCTTCGTGGCGCGGATTGTCCAGCGTGCTGCGTTCCTCCGATGTGTCGGGCAGGCGCTCCAGCAACTCGGCGCCGCGCAGCTCAAAGCGAGCTAGCTCATCAAATGCGATGTACGAGAAGGCGTTTTGCTGCGCGTGGTAGTCGGAGCTTTCGAGCAACAAGCAGCCCGGGTACTGGTCGCGCAAGCGCAGGTACAGGCCCACTGGAGTAACAGTATCGGCGGGCAGGCTCAGGTGACGGGTGCGAAGCTTGATGGGTGCTGACATGGCGAGTGAGATTCGAAGCTGGCGTTTGGATTTTTCGGCCGGGCCCGAAAAGCAACAAGCCCGGCTTGTTCGGCCGGGCTTGTTGCTTTGTATCTGGTGGTAGCAGCGGTTGCTGCTTCGACTAGCTTACAGACGCAGGTGCGACCCGTCCGAGATTTCGGCCGTGCCACCACCAAAGCTGCTGCGAAGTCGAGATATTCATGGCTGTGTCGTTTTGACGCTGCAAAAGTACATAGGTTTTCAATAAAGCCAAGCCATGACTACAAAATCATCACTAAAACCGACATCCACTGATGTTTACTCAATAAAAACCGGATTATATGAAAATATGTTAATCCGATCAGGCTTCTATTGCCTTTCACTGCTAAACTAACAACGCACCTAGGGTTTATTGTTTGACCAGCGTTTGGTTAACCGCGTACTTTTTGCCCTTTACCCGTGCTACGTAATTGCCTTTTGGCAGCGCGCTCACGTCGATTACGCTGCTAGCCTCGCGCAAGGCTCTGCGCAGCACCACGCGGCCCGTGGTATCTACCAGCTCCAGGCGCGCCTCGGAAAGGCCCGCGGGCAACTGCACCGTAACCTGCTGGTTGGCCGGGTTTGGGTACATTCCGAACGGTTGTTGTGCCGTAGGGCGCTGGCTGTTTACTGTGCCGGGCGCAAAAAGCCATTGGTGAGCAGCCGGAAACTCGCGCTGCCAAAACCACTCGGCGTGTTGCCCATCGGCGCGCACCTGATAGCTCAGGTCGGTGGCGGCGTAGCCGGCTCGCTGTAGCGAGTCGCGCACGGCCTGCATTAGCGGCACCATGGTTTGGCTTTCCTGCGCGCCGGCTACAAAGTAAAAGCGGGTGGGCGCGGTGGCGCGGTGTTGGCGCAAGTAGTTTTTAAGCTCGGTTTCGGCAAACCAAAACGCCGGCGAAAATACGCCTACCCGTCCAAAAACCTCGGGGTGCCGGGTAGCTGCGTACAACGAAATCAGCCCGCCCATGCTCGAACCAGCAATGCCCGTGTTGGCGCGGTCGATGAGGGTACGGTAATTGGCATCGATATACGGCTTAAGCGTTTGCACCAGAAAATCGACGTACAGACCGCCTTGCCCGCCGCCGTATTGGGCGTTGCGCCAAGGCGAGTACTCATCGAGGCGCGAGCTGCCACCGTTGTCGATGGCCACCACCACGCATTTGCCTGCCGCTACGCCCTGCTGCTCCAGCTTACCTAGGGCTTCGTCCACGCCCCACTCGCCCGAAAAACTGGTGCATTTATCAAACACGTTTTGGCCATCGTGGAGGTAGAGCACCGGGTAGCGCTGCTGCGGGTTGGTGGCGTAGTCGGTGGGCAAATACACCCACACCCGGCGCTTGCGCCCCAGTTGCGGCATATCAAACTCGTTGCTGATCACCCGCACTTGCGGCTGCATAGCCGTCGATTGGCACGGCGCGGGGGCATTGGTTCCTAAGTCCTTCCAGCCCAACACCTGCAAATCAATGGTAGTCGGGCCGGCGCCAATCGTGAGCCGGCGGTTGGGCACATCGGCAAATTGGGCGTCGCTTTCCACGGTCTGCCACGAGCCGCGGGTAAACTTAAACTCAACCGCTCCGCTAACCGCTGCCGGCAGCGTAATCTGGTATCGGCCCGCCGCTCCCGGCTGCAGTTGCCAATCGGCACTGGCCGGGTTCCAGTTATTGAAGCTGCCCGCCACGTACAGCTTGGCCCCGGCGGGGGTATTGGCAGGCACACTGGTGAGCTGCAAGGTGGTTTGGGCCTGGGCCTGACCTAGGGCCAGCGCTAAGCCAACGGCAAACAGAAGGCGCATTGAACGTGGTTGAGTAAAGAAACAGCGCAAGTAAAGCGGCTTCGAGCAAACATTTTTGGCCAGAAGAAAAATTGTGCTGCCTCTCCCCGATCTTCGCATGAGCTTTAAGATCAGCTTTGTTTAATTCAACCCATCGGTATTATACTGCGAAACAATCACTTACCTCAAACGATTTCGGTAGAGTTACCGGCCTCCCGGCATGAAATCCTTTGCATAAACACAGAGGTAAAATCATCCCACAAATAGTACTATGTAATCATCTGTCGCAAACGTTTGCGATACGTGCTTTGATTACTTTAACTTGCGGAGTTTATTTATGAGTCGGAATCAACTCTTCAGGTAACCCCTTCACACCAAATTCTCGGCCATTGCTTCAACCCACATTTGAAACGTCGACGGCTCGCCAAACGCCTGCAAACATCTTCTTCAACCCAGTTCATGTGACCATGAAACACTCCTACCTGCCGAAACTTTGGTTTCTGCTTTTCTTCCTTGTCAGTTGCTGCTTGAACGCGGCTGCCCAAACGGGCGCCGTGAGCGGGCGTATCCTCGACGAAAATCAACAAGGCCTGCCGGGCGTAACCGTGCTCATCGAGGGCACGCAGCTGGGCAGCTCCACCAACGCTGAGGGCCAGTACCTGATCCAGAACGTGCCCGTAGGTCCGCGCGTGGTAGTAGCCTCGTTTGTGGGCTTCTCCACCCAGCGCATTCCGGTAACGGTTACGGCCGGGCAAACGGCAACGGTGGCCAACACGGTGCTGGGCGAAAACACCACCCTGCTGAACGAAGCCGTGGTAATCGGCTACGGCACCCAGCGTCGCCAGGACCTTTCGGGTTCGGTAGAGCAGATTTCGGAGCGCCAGTTTGTGAAGGGCCAGGTAACCAACCCCGAGCAACTGGTACAAGGCAAAGTGGCTGGTTTGCAAGTAACCACCAACAGCGGTGCTCCCGGCGCTGGCTCGGTTATCCGCATCCGCGGCGGCTCGTCGCTGAATGCCGGCAACGATCCGCTGTTCGTAATCGACGGCGTACCGGTTGATAACCGCGACCTGCCCGGCGCTTCGAACCCTCTGTCGCTAATCAACCCCAACGACATCGAGAGCATCAGCGTGCTGAAAGACGCCTCGGCGGCTGCTATCTACGGTTCGCGCGCTTCGAACGGCGTAATCATCGTAACGACCAAAAAAGGCCTGCAAGGCGAAAAGCTGCGCGTAAACGTATCGAGCCAAAACTCGGTAGCCACGCCCGTGCGCTACGTCGATGTGCTGTCGGCTGACGAGTTCCGCGCTCTGGTAAACGAGCGTGGTAATGCCCAGCAGAAAGCTTCGCTAGGTACGGCCAACACCGACTGGCAGAAAGAAATCTTCCGCACGGCCCAAACCACCGACAACAACGTAAGCCTGACCGGTGCCGTTGGCAAGCTGCCGTTCCGTGCCTCGGCCGGCTACCTCGACCAAGAGGGTCTGCTGAAGCGCAACGACCTGAAGCGCTACACCGGTGCTTTGAGCCTGACGCCCGTGCTGCTCGACGGCAACCTGCGCGTTGACATGAACGTGAAGGGTTCGTGGATCGACAACAACTTCTCGAACCAGGACGCCGTGGGCGCCGCTGTGTTCTACGACCCCACGCAGCCTATCTTCTCCTCCGAAGGTCGTTTCGCTCCCTACGGTGGTTACTTTCAGTTCCTCGACAACGGCAGCATCAATACCCTGGCTACGCGCAACCCCGTTGGCCTGATTGAGCAAAACCGCCGCCGCAGCACCGTAAAGCGCAGCATCGGTAACCTTCAGCTTGACTACAAACTGCCCTTCCTGCGCGATTTGAGCGCCAACCTGAACCTGGGCTACGACATTCAGCGCAGCCGCGGTACCAGCGTAACCGACCCCAACTCGGGTCAGTTGACGGGCGCCCGCCTCGGTCGCGGTATTTTTGAGCAATACGCCCGCGACAACAACAACCGCCTGCTCGAAGCCTACCTGCGCTACAACAAGCAGATTGGCGGCAGCCGCATCGAATTGTTGGGCGGCCACTCGTACCAGAGCTTCGATTACAAAGAGTACGTGTTCGACGACCGCGACGTATTCGGTCAGGTCTTCCAACAACCTGCCGACCGTCCGATTAACGGCAAAGATTACTTCGACCCCGGCTACCGCCTGCTGTCGTTCTACGGCCGTGCCAACTACACTCTCAAAGACAAGTACATCCTGACGGGTACTTTCCGCGCCGACGGCTCGTCGCGCTTCTCCGAGGATAACCGCTGGGGCTACTTCCCCTCGGCTGCTTTCGCATGGCGTCTTAAGGAAGAAGGTTTCCTGAAAAACTCGTCGGCCGTTTCGGATCTGAAACTGCGCCTGAGCGTTGGCCAGACCGGCCAGCAGGACATCGGCAACCGCTACTACGACTACATTTCGCTTTACACCCCGAGCCGCAACACGGCGCAGTACCAGCTGGGCAACCAGTTCTCCAACACGCTGCGTGCTGGTCTCTACAACGAAGAGTTGAAGTGGGAAACCTCCACGACCTACAACGCCGGTCTTGACTTTGGTTTCTTCGACGGCCGCATCAGCGGTGCTCTTGACGCTTACCAGCGCAAAACCACCGACCTGCTGAGCTTTATCCAGGTAGCTGCCCTCACCAACCTCTCGAACGAAGGTTTCTTTAACGTAGGCGACCTGGAGACCCGCGGCGTAGAAGCCAACGTGAACTTGGGCATCGTTCGCGGCGACAAATTCG includes the following:
- a CDS encoding phosphoribosylanthranilate isomerase is translated as MTAAHSLLTTALPTASANRPLVKVCGLKYPDNVAQVVAQEVDMLGFIFAPKSPRYALDTLDAAQMRSLSVIKVGVFVNERTAVIRRIALHFGLDAVQLHGHETPAECAELAAAGLAVIKAFGVGESFDFSQLEAYVPHCSLFVFDTAGPAAGGNGVAFNWELLRRYHLPTPYLLAGGLGPDNAAAAGALTLPGLAGFDLNSKLEQAPGLKNPALLRETLSQLRPAATSIR
- a CDS encoding anthranilate synthase component II — encoded protein: MSILVFDNYDSFTYNLVQVLRELGYGDQITVRRNDQLDLDEVEQYDAVLLSPGPGIPSEAGLMPELIRRYAPTKRILGVCLGHQGIAESFGASLINLSAVRHGVATDATVSVPGERLFAGIPERFRVGRYHSWAVKPDTMPDCLEATAFDEEGEIMALRHRQYDVRGVQFHPESILTEHGHRLLQNWLHDLPAAK
- the trpA gene encoding tryptophan synthase subunit alpha, with amino-acid sequence MQTATQPDNVVQTNRFADLFARKSQGLLNLYITAGYPGLHDTVPLLRTLADAGADILEIGVPFSDPLADGPVIQQTSTVALRNGMTLRRLLDELQGVRQHLPDTPLLLMGYLNPVMQLGMEHFCRRASEAGIDGVILPDLPAEEYADFYQETFRRYNLRKVFLITPQTSEARIRRLDELTDAFLYLVSGPGLTGGNQTADKTAQDAYLQRIAQMNLRNPRLVGFGIADRASFNQACQHANGAIIGSALLRAIEGADDPHAAARQFVQSIR
- a CDS encoding anthranilate synthase component I family protein — encoded protein: MSAPIKLRTRHLSLPADTVTPVGLYLRLRDQYPGCLLLESSDYHAQQNAFSYIAFDELARFELRGAELLERLPDTSEERSTLDNPRHEALDRLRQFARRFEAPAADFPFISGGLFGYLGYGAAQYCEDVQFDATKPVAGPLPDARYGLYRYVLALNHYRQELHIFEHTPADSEPDDAALQRLLSVVRSPVRPTFGFAMEGEEETNQTDDEFRRVLAAGQQHCLRGDVFQIVLSRRFAQRFRGDEFQVYRALRAINPSPYLFYFDYGQYRLLGSSPEPQLRVEGREASIFPIAGTFRRTGQDAEDAALAQKLADDPKENAEHVMLVDLARNDLARHGRTVEVRRFREIQYYSHVIHLVSHVAATLADGTDPLQVAADTFPAGTLSGAPKVRAMQLIDQLEPTARGLYGGCIGHLGLNGDFNHAIFIRSFVSVGRTLYFQAGAGVVAKSDIESELNEVHHKLAALRQALKQAAAAGDEVLPVELGATESATAAR
- the trpB gene encoding tryptophan synthase subunit beta — encoded protein: MSFQPTARGYYGQFGGAFIPEMLYPNVEELREQYLGILADPDFQQEYQQLLRDYVGRPTPLFRAKRLSERYGATIYLKREDLCHTGAHKVNNTVGQILLAERLGKKRIIAETGAGQHGVATATVCALRGLECIVYMGAVDMERQKPNVARMCMLGAEVRPATSGSQTLKDATNEAIRDWISNPTDTHYIIGSVVGPHPYPDLVARLQSVISEEIRKQLLAQADRELPDYVVACVGGGSNAAGAFYHFLDEPTVQLVAVEAAGHGVHTDKSAATSVLGRPGIIHGSRTLLMQDEHGQITEPHSISAGLDYPGIGPLHAFLADSGRAKFVAVTDEDALQAAQLCSRLEGIIPALETAHAFSALDQLELKPTDVVVLNLSGRGDKDLETYLRELHLA
- a CDS encoding alpha/beta hydrolase-fold protein, whose amino-acid sequence is MRLLFAVGLALALGQAQAQTTLQLTSVPANTPAGAKLYVAGSFNNWNPASADWQLQPGAAGRYQITLPAAVSGAVEFKFTRGSWQTVESDAQFADVPNRRLTIGAGPTTIDLQVLGWKDLGTNAPAPCQSTAMQPQVRVISNEFDMPQLGRKRRVWVYLPTDYATNPQQRYPVLYLHDGQNVFDKCTSFSGEWGVDEALGKLEQQGVAAGKCVVVAIDNGGSSRLDEYSPWRNAQYGGGQGGLYVDFLVQTLKPYIDANYRTLIDRANTGIAGSSMGGLISLYAATRHPEVFGRVGVFSPAFWFAETELKNYLRQHRATAPTRFYFVAGAQESQTMVPLMQAVRDSLQRAGYAATDLSYQVRADGQHAEWFWQREFPAAHQWLFAPGTVNSQRPTAQQPFGMYPNPANQQVTVQLPAGLSEARLELVDTTGRVVLRRALREASSVIDVSALPKGNYVARVKGKKYAVNQTLVKQ
- a CDS encoding bifunctional 3-deoxy-7-phosphoheptulonate synthase/chorismate mutase gives rise to the protein MIIHLDPQLTFAAQEALVAELRQLRFKVTPVHTQRAAYLVALGPQDVDLRRIASLPGVRDVHRVSDDYKLVSRKWRVHPTVLDLGDGIHLGEGSLSIVAGPCSIENEGQMEAVMQHLVRSGVRLMRGGVFKPRSSPYSFRGLGLAGLRDFYRLARQHGLRIVTEVMQVSQVEEMYDYVDVFQVGARNTQNFNLLDALGGVDKPVLLKRGVSGTIEELLHSAEYIFSGGNEDIILCERGIRTFETASRNTLDLNAVPILKEKTHLPVFVDPSHGIGLREHVAPLALAGIMAGADGILYETAPVPERAASDGQQTLDFDESARLVEAMRRTYALRQELIERELV
- the trpC gene encoding indole-3-glycerol phosphate synthase TrpC, which encodes MSTTISPPDVLARIVAHKQQEVAERRSLVPTTLLERSQYFNSPTLSLLGYLRRPELSGIIAEFKRRSPSKGWINEFAKVERTTLGYMMAGASALSILTDTEFFGGKNDDLTTARKFNLCPILRKDFVIDEYQLLEARSIGADAVLLIASVLEPTEVRRLGLFAKDLGLEVLLEVHDREELLRTLDVAIEAVDLVGVNNRDLRDFSVNIERSLELAQLLPARLGRVAESGLRTAADIQVLRQAGFDGFLIGETLMRNSRPEKACAALIQQLRELQTVR
- the trpD gene encoding anthranilate phosphoribosyltransferase, which codes for MKQLLTALFEHHNLSRIEAHELMLRLGQGEVNDAEAAALLTVFRMRPITVPELAGFRDALLELCRDPELGTHEVLDIVGTGGDGKETLNISTLASFVVAGAGYKVVKHGNFGVSSSVGASNILAYFGYDFDSPTHRLRHQLEAANICFLHAPAFHPAMRRIAPVRRDLGVRTFFNMLGPLINPARPTAQLLGVYSLELLRLYQYLLQESGTRYAVVHALDGYDELSLTGDAKIATSDEGERLLTAAELGLPVCRTEDLVGGRSVEGSARIFRDVLDGKGTRPQCDVVAANAALGITCINPNISLPDALEAAYESLDSGRARQAFTTLLNT